The nucleotide sequence TGACAGCCATTTCCGCTTCCGTCAAGGGATAATCTTGATCAGCCACTTTAAGAGGTTCGATTAATTCTTCTGGGTTAGACGGACCAACGCTGAGGGTAGTAATTCGAGGATCGCTCAACAAAAATCGATAATTGAGTTCTAGAGGTGAAAAAGGTTGACACAACTGAGATAGAGTAGGAGGCGGATTATAAAGACCACCTCCCTTATCGGCTGGAGAGATAATAAAAATCCCCATATCCTTTTGGGCCGCTAAGGCGATCGCCTCTTGATGACGTTGAAAGAAATAATAATAATGTAGATTAACAAACTCAAACAAATCCGTATTAATCGCGGCCAAAATTAATTCTAAGTCTCCATGAGTAGAAAAACCAATATGACAAATTTTTCCCTCTTCTTGAGCTTTTTTTAAGGCTAAAAAACCTCCGGTTTGAGCAGCAAAAGGAGCTAAATGTTCCCAGGTATTAATTCCATGAATCGCGACACAATCGATATAGTCTAACTGTAACTTGTGGAGAGATTGCTCGAGAAGGCAGCGCATTTGCTCTTTATCTAGAGTCGGTGGGAGCTTAGTTGTAATATATAGTTGTTCTCGAGGAATGGGGAGATTTTTTTTCAGGATATTGCCTAAATATTGCTCGCTTTGACCATAGTTATGAGCGGTTTCTAGATGATTTATTCCTTGTTCTATAGCCCCTAGCAGAGTTTTTTCAAACATTGATGCGGACGCTAGGCACCGCATGGTTCCTAAGGAAAATACCGATAATTTTAAATGGGTTTTCCCGAACCGTCGATAGCGCATAAGCAATTTTCGTCTTTTAAGTTTAGATTTGAAACAAGAGACTAAGGGATTTTAGGATTCATCAGGATTTGCTCCTCCCCGTTGAATAAGGTCTTCAGGACGTAAATTAGAAAGAAACTCTTTAAAGGCTCGTCTTTCTTCTTCATCAGCATCCCTATCTACCGGAATAGAAGCATCAGCAATCACTTCTTCCATAACCCAGATGGGACTTCCTGTACGCAGAGCAATAGCGATAGCATCACTGGGACGACAATCAATTTCTTTGGTTTTGTCGCCGATTTTTAGACACAAAATCGCATAAAACGTATTATCTTGTAAAGCGTGAATGATAATACGTTCTAGTTCCATTTGCCAGGCTTCTATAATATTAACAATCAAATCGTGAGTTAATGGACGAGGGGGTTTTTGTTGTTCTAAAGCTCCAATAATTGCCTTAGCTTGATCTTGCCCAATATATATAGGTAAGGCACGACGATCTGAGCCATCTTTCAGCAAAACTATGGGACTGCGGGTGATGGCATCCAAGGCAATTCCAGCAACTTTCATTTCGATCATGGCATGATCCTCTATAATACACAAATAAATAACACAGAATTGCTCAAGATTGAATAGATGATTATCTCGCTCTTGATTTAGTTACCTTTCCAGGCCATCCTTCATCCTCATGGAGGATGAGAATTCGGCGAGTAATGGGATACATTCACAGTATGCCCTAGGATAGGGTAAAATAACATTCAACTTTATGAAAAAAAAACATCTTGTTCGTCTAGGACGCTATCATTTTTGTAGCTAATCTCCATTTTATCTTTGGAAAAGCTGTGTTTACAGGATTAATACAAGGTTTAGGTACTATTGAGACCCTCTCTCAAGATCGTTTTACCCTCTCAGTATGCAAGAGTGCCAGTCATTCTATTTTATCCGATTTAGAGATCGGCGATAGTGTAGCCGTCGATGGCGTTTGTCTCACCGTAGAAGAAATACTTTTTAATGGGTTTATCGCCACAGCTTCTCCTGAAACTTTACAACGAACCACATTAGGAAGACGTTCTCAAGCGGCAGAGTATGTTAATCTAGAACCCTCTCTGCGAGTAGGAAATAAACTTGGTGGGCATTTTGTTAGTGGTCATGTGGATGGTTTAGGTTGTTTAGCTGAAGCAATCTCTAGAGAAAAAGCTTGGGAATTAACTTTTTGTTCTCCCTCATTTTTATTGGAACAATGGCAAAGCTATATTGCTCGTTATTTAGTCCAAAAAGGCAGTATTTCCGTAAATGGAATTAGTTTGACCATCGCCGATTGTGATGCTCAAAGAAATTGGTTTAAAGTTTCTGTGATCCCTCATACTTATACAGAGACTAATCTCTCTTATCTTAACCCAGGAGATTTAGTTAATTTAGAATGTGATATTTTGGGAAAATATGTAGAGCAATTGCTCTCTTATCCTTCAGCTAAAAAGGATAAAAATACACAAATTTCTCTAGATTTTTTAACAGAAAATGGTTACTTATAGAAGATATTCAAGTCAAGCTATTAACAATAGATTAACATGAGTTATTGAGTATCTATTTGCTTGCCTCTTCCTGAAGAAATATTTATTAAGTAATCTTTTTGACAAAAGTTTACCTCTAAGGGTCGATCTAATCTTAACTATTGTCAATCAAGATATAAATGATATAGCTAACCAAAGCCATAAGGATTTAAGCAATGAAAACAGATACTTTATACAATCAGCTAAAAAAATATACTCAAAAATTCCTATTAGTATTTAGTTGTTTATTAGCTTTAATTGTTGGCTGGTCAGGAAATGGAATTAATCTCGCTAATGCTGCAACAGGTGGAAATAATATTCCTCTGATTGCTGACTTTGATCCTTCTGGTATTCGTAATCAAATCGAAGGAAAAACCAAGGAAATAGAAGGCCGCACGCAGAAAGACCTAGGAAAAGCTGAAAGTAAATTTGACGAAGCGGCTAAGACAGCTAACCGAAAAGCCGATGAAGCCACAGCCGAACTGAAAAAAAATACCCAAGACAGTATCAAAGAAAGTGAAAAGGCTTTAGAAAAAGCTGGCAACCAAACTCAAGATACTGGAGAAGGGGTAATTGATTCTATCAAAGAATTTTTCAACAAATAAACTAACAATTTTGTTCGTTGCATAGGTGTAGAAATTATCAGGCATCCTACTGGGATGCCCTTTTGTTTTTTCCGTATTTATACGAATTGATTGATAAAAGTTATTTTTTATACTGAGATACAGCAATTGATCATCTTATATCCTGGAATGTTCTAATGAGTGATAGTACACAGATAAAACTTTTAAAAGAAAATGTCCTGTTATGGAATCAATGGCGACAACAAAATCACTTTGTTATCCCTGATTTAAGTGGCGCAAATCTAAGACAAGTTAATTTAAGTGAAGCTAATTTAAGTGGAGCTAACTTAAGTAAAGCTGATTTAAGTGGAGCTAATCTGCATAAAGCTCAGTTGAGAAAAGCCAACTTACAACAAGCGCAATTAAAACAGACTAATTTGTCTGAAGCGGACCTCATTCAAGCTAATCTATCCCAAGCCATATTGACTGATGCGAATTTGAGCAAAGCTTATTTAAGTTTGGCTGATCTAAGTGGAGCCGATCTCAGGGAAGCCAATTTATACAAAGCCTATTTATTGGAAGCTTGCTTAAGAGAAACCCGCCTAGAAAGGGCTAAGTTGCTCCGAGCAGATTTACAAAAAGCAATTCTGATTAAAACTCAATTGAGCGAAGCCAATTTAGAAAAAGCTAACCTAACTCAAGCAGTGGTACAAGATATTATCGCCTTCAAGACGAACTTTAGAGAAGTCAAATTAATCAAAGCCACCTTATCTAACTGGACAATTAACCAAGAAACCGAATTAGAAGGCATGATCACCGACAGCGAATCTTCAAAACCTGAAGAACAAAAATCCTTTGCTGAGATTTCTTTGAAAAATTTAATCTCCAGTGACGTTAATCAAAGCTATCAACAATCCAAATGGGTTTCACGAACTTTTCCAACCCGCTTGAATAATAACCCATTATCAGAAAACCCCCAAGAATCTCCCCATAGCCAAGAATTGGCTCAACATAAATTAAGGGCTGAAAGATTAAAAAACCTAATTAGTTAAGATAACAAAGTAACAGAGAATCGGGGAAAGGCGCAAAGTAGACCTTCGTTTAACCTTTTCCCCATTCAGATAACCTTTTTTAAAGAATCATCGAACTCAGCTTAAGGTAGTGCAACTTCTGCGCGTTTATAAGCCTCATCTAGGACTTCACTGAGAGTCGGATGGGTATGAACATTAAAGGCGAGATTTTGCACAGAGGAACGAGTCGCGATAGCATTAGCCGCCTCTTGAATTAAGTCAGAAGCATGAATTCCAATAATATGAACACCCAACACTTCGCCATTGTCTTTACGATAGACAACTTTAGCCATCCCTTCGGTTTCTCCTTCGGCTAAGGCTTTAGAATTGCCTTTAAAATAGGTTTTAGCCGTAGCCACTTCAAAACCTTCCTGTTCGCCTAATTCTCGCGCTGCTGGTTCAGTAAAGCCGACATAGCTAATTTCTGGATGGGTAAAAGCGGCTGCCGGGATACTGCGATAGTCAATAGTTTTCTCGCGTCCACAGATATTTTCTACTGCCACAACCCCTTGTCCTGAAGCGGCATGAGCTAACATCATTTTACCCGTTGCATCTCCCACGGCCCAGAGATGGGGAACCGGTTCACCGTCTCGAAGAACCGCCATTTTGTCATTCACCGGGATAAACCCACGCCGATCGAGTTCTACCCCAATGGTTTCTAAGCCTAAGTTTTTCGTGGCAGGAACCCGCCCTGTGGCCACTAAACAAGCGTCTACCTCAATGGTATCGATAATTTCTTTGGTTTTCGCATCTGCCAGTTCAATCACCACAGGAGAACCCGGCTTGACTGTTTTCGCCAAAGTTCCGACATAAGTTTCAATATCACGGGATTTAATTAAAATTCTTTCAGCTAACTTAGAAATTTCTGGATCGAATCCTGGCATTAGGGTATCTAGGGCTTCGATCATGGTCACTTCACAGCCTAGGGCGGTGTAAATATCAGAGAATTCTAATCCTATATAGCCGCTTCCAATTATCGCGATCCACTGGGGTAAATTGGCTAATTTGACCGCTTCGTCACTGGTGAAAACCGTTTGATGATCTACCGTGATTCCTGGGGGAACAAAAGGATTAGATCCCGGACAGAATAATATATCTCGGGCGGTGAGAATTTTTTCGCCGTTATCCGTAATAACACTTACTTTTTGCACATCTACCAATTTTCCCCAACCGCGAATTGTCTCTACCTTAAGACGTTTGAGACTGTTGGTGAGATCTCCTCGAATTTTATCGACTAAATTATTGGCATGATTGGCGATAGCTTGTTGATCATAATCAATTCCATTAATGTTAATTCCCAAACTCTTGAGATGATCAGTATCTCTTAACTCTCTGACTCGTCCGGATGCGGCTAATAGGGCTTTTGAGGGGATACAACCTCGGTTAACACAAGTTCCCCCCATATCTTTTGCTTCAATGATAGCCGTTTTCAGCCCACATTTTACCGCATGTAGAGCGGCTCCATGTCCTCCTACTCCTGCACCTATAATCACTAAATCATAATCAAACTGGTCACTCATAACCTCTCCTGTATTTAAGTTTTTGATGATCTATTTTAGGCTGAAATTGATAACTTTTACTCACCCTTGCAGTAGGTATTAATTTTTTCTCCTAATTCTCGTTCTCTTTTGCTGGCTCGTCTGACTTTTTCTTGTGCCGCTTTAGCCGCAATTCTATCTTTAGTTTCCCAAACTTTAACGATTTCCCGAGTCGCTTCTGCATAATCTCGATAAATTTGAGCAAACCCGACTTTATACTCTTGTAACGTTGGATCACTAATTTCCATTTTTTCTATATTTTGTGCGGCTTGTTCTATTTCATCCGCCGCCGCCAACCAAGTTTTCATATCAATTTCCTGTCCACTTTTTGTTAGGGTTTTTGTTTCTTTGGTTATTTCATCAGCCATTTTAAAAATTTTTTGGCATTGAAATGACTTACTTTCCGCACAGCCGCTTATTAAATAATTCAACAGGATTACTAAGGCTATTATTTTTTTGGTTTGACCGATTTTTTGACAAATACCGCGTTTTATAAGCATCTTGACTAGGAGTTTTTTATTGAGGGTTTTCACTGTTCAATAGTTTAACAAAAATCCGTAGGACTTCTGTTAATTGATCAAGCTGTTCTTTGGATTGAGCTTGACTGTCTACCAAAGTTTGCAGGGCTTCTGTTAAAGCAAATATCTGGTAACTTTGTTGTTGACTTTGATTTTGAACTTGAGCCGCTAAAGCATCTAATTTCTCGGCGAGACGTTCTACTGTTTCAGTAGTCGCTAGAACTGCCTCTCCAATTTTTTTGACAATGATTTCTAATTGCTGTAAATCGGTCGCCATGAGTTTTTTTATTATTAGTTTTTGTCGAATTATCAACTAATTTGTATGATAAAATAAAGTTGACTCGTGGTAGAGCAGAGATAAACAAATAGTTAAAATATTCTTTGGCTTGTCTGATGAGCATTATCCCGGCAGGCCGAAACACCTGTACTCATTAAAAATTATTTCTCTGAAATCACTAATTTACTTTTATAGCGCAAAGCAGGTAACAGGGAATAGAGAAACAGGAACCCTTAACAAATTCTGCCTCCTGTGCCACTAACCACTAACCAGGACAAAATGCTAAATACCCTTGATTTAGAGTTAACCCTTGATAAAGAAACCTACAAATCTCAGATAGAAGACTTAATGCGTCAGTTGTGTTCTTTACAACAGACTTGTTGGGAACAAAAACTGCCAGTGATTGTAGTTTTAGAAGGATGGGCAGCAGCCGGCAAAGGCTCTTTAGTCAAAAAAATCGTTAACTACATGGACCCTAGAGGTTTTGCGGTTCACCCGATATTAAATCCTTCGCCTCAAGAAGAACGTTTTCCTTTCCTCTGGCGTTTTTGGCATAAATTACCCGCCAAAGGCAGTATAGGATTTTTCTATCACAGTTGGTACACTCATATCTTAGAAGATCGCTTATTTAAACGCTTACCAGATGCTCTAGCCCCCTCTGTAATGAGAGATATTAATGCCTTTGAGCGTCAGTTAGTAGATGATGGGGCAGCGATCGCGAAATTTTGGATTCATCTGAGCCGCAAAGAATTAAAGAGCCGCTTAAAAAAATACGAAACCGATGAGTTAGAATCTTGGCGAGTGCGTCCGGAAGATTGGCAGCAAGCCAAAAATTATGATCAATATGCTGCCCTGGCTGAAGAAATGATCACCTATACCAGTACGGGATCAGCCCCCTGGACATTAGTCGAAGGAAACTGTCAGCGCTATGCTCGAATTAAAGTGTTATCGCAGTTAGTCGCCACCATTGTTCAAGCCCTAGATCAACTCAAAAATAGCCCCAAGAGTCATAGCACCCTAGCACCTCAACAAGAACTACTCTCTACAGAACCGGATTTTCTGGCCAAGGTAGATCTAAACTTATGTTTAGACAAAGAAAATTACAAACAACGGTTACGACAGGCACAAGTAGAATTACGTAAACTACAACTGAGTGTCTTTAAAACCAATATCCCTGTATTAGTGATTTTTGAAGGATGGGATGCTGCCGGCAAAGGAGGAGCCATTAAACGCTTGACAGACACCTTAGATCCTCGCAGTTATAAAGTAAATAGTTTTGCCGCTCCCACCACTGAAGAATTACAACATCATTATCTGTGGCGTTTCTGGCGACACCTTCCAGGAGCAAGAACCATCGGGATTTTTGACCGCAGTTGGTATGGACGAGTTTTAGTCGAAAGAATAGAAGGCTTTGCTACAGAAATCGAGTGGAGAAGGTCTTATCAAGAAATCAATGAATTTGAAGCCCAACTGACAGATTCAGGCTATGTTCTCGTAAAGTTTTGGCTTCATATCAGCCAAGATGAGCAACTGCTACGCTTTGAAGAACGAAAAAATAATCCCTTTAAGCAATATAAACTAACCGAAGAAGATTGGCGCAATCGAGAGCAATGGAATTTATATTATGTGGCTGTCAATCAAATGATTGCTCGTACTAGCACACCGGCTGCACCTTGGACGATTATTCCAGGGAATGATAAATATTATGCACGAGTTAAAGTTTTAGAAACCGTAATTGAGGCGATTAAAGCCGAACTAAAGAGAAGGAGTTAAGATAATAGTAGCTTTAATCCTTTTAAACTCAAGTGTAATCCGTCTTAAGTTTGAATACCTCCATTATTAAGTTATGAAAAAAGTTGTTTTAATGGTTTTTCTGGCAGGGCTGCTTGGAGGCTGTGGTCTGTTTGGCAAAAAAACAGACGAGACAGCAACCACTCAACCCTCGCCGGTTCCCAATGCTAGTCCCTCTCCGGCTGCCACACCGCCTCAACCCTTTGACAAAGACAAAGCACAAGTCAATGGCTCTAACGGTGATATAGACATAGCAGGATTAATTCCTTCAAGACCCCCTAATCAAGTCCCCATCAAAAACGGACGGACAGATCCCTTTGCGGTGGTTCCAGTGAGACCAACAATTAAGATTGATCCCACTAAAGGCCCGCTAAAACCCCCTATAGTCCCCGTAGAACCAAGATCAAATAACACTAATTCTCTGGGGCCTACTAAAAACACTAACACCGCCAACAATCCCCCCAACTCGAACAAGTCTAAATCCTCTAGTTCCTCTACAGGTAGGACGAAAAGTGGTAAACAGGTTCCGGCCTCCAGTAAATCTCAATCTCCGGTTGCTCAAAAACAGCCTGTCATTCCGCCGGCACCACCTGAACCCAAAGAAGCCGAGTCTATCTATGTTTCGGGAGTGGTGGGCTTACCCTCAAGGCCTATTGCCATTGTCAAAGTCCCCGGCGAAAATGTCGAGCGTACAGTGACCTCTGGATCATTTTTAGCTAATGGACAGGTGCTAGTGAAAGCCATTTATGCTTATTCTGATAATCCCGTCGTGATTTTAGAACAATACGGGATTCAAGTCACTAAAAAAGTGGGTGAGGCTCCTGTAGAAGCTCAAGCACCAGACACCCCAGCACCAGACACCCCAGCACCAGACACCCCAGCCAATCCCCAAAAATCTTAGCTGAAAGCGAGCCGCTTCCACTCTTAAACCTAAGTTCAATTCATCATTAATGATCCATGAGAATAATTGTATAAGGAGGTTATTAAAACTGTGTCCCCCATCCCTGTAGAACAGCGACAAGAAAAAATTGTTTATTCCTCATTACCCTTAGCTGTCTATCGAGAATTAGCCGCTCATTTAGAGCAAATAGAAGGCCTTACCACTGAGTTAATGCCTCAAACCTCTGAACAATTCGATTATTATCAAAGCCAAATAGGCGGATTATTAATCAATTATCCAGCTTCTTTAAATAGTGGTTGTACAGAGCAAATTGAGAAAATTTTGAACTATTATGCTCATCGTTATGGCAGTTATCAACGTCAGTCCATAAGCGGTTAAATTGAAATAAAAATTTCCTCCTTGCACCTTAATTAGTCAATTGGTTTGAAGAGCAACTCATAAAGCTGGCGGCTTATTCTCAACAGATACTTAAGAAATCCAACTAATTTTATTCATCAACTATAAAAATTTAATTATTTCTTTAGATTTGAACGGGTTAGCTAACTGGTTTATCGTTGTTAGCTCGTACCGCTTTGACTATAATGTCAAGTACAAGATTTAACAAAGCCGCTTAAATAAACTTAAAATATGGTTCATCACTCCCCTATCAACCCAATTGTTCCGAATTTTAAAGATTCTGAGATTGTTGTTTTAGAACTTCACTCAGAAAAAGACACAGAGCAAGCACTCTCGATTTTGCGGCAACGCAAACCCGTAATTTTAAAGCTAACTCGACTCAAGCCAGAAAAAGCCCAGCGAGTAGTAGACTGGATGGCTGGCGGAACTTATGCAATTGATGGTCGAACCGTCTGGATTGGTGAACAGACTTTTCTGTTTGTCCCTAGTTCGGTTGAGGTGGTATCATCTAAGAAAAAACCTTCCTCAATCTCTCCTCGTTTAGCGATCAACTAAAGCTTCCTAGGCTTCTCCATTCACTCAAGTGCATCAAGACCCTATATTGATACAAATAAGGAAAATAAGCCCTTATACCTCTAGCTCGTCAGGAGAAT is from Gloeothece verrucosa PCC 7822 and encodes:
- the ribE gene encoding riboflavin synthase, producing the protein MFTGLIQGLGTIETLSQDRFTLSVCKSASHSILSDLEIGDSVAVDGVCLTVEEILFNGFIATASPETLQRTTLGRRSQAAEYVNLEPSLRVGNKLGGHFVSGHVDGLGCLAEAISREKAWELTFCSPSFLLEQWQSYIARYLVQKGSISVNGISLTIADCDAQRNWFKVSVIPHTYTETNLSYLNPGDLVNLECDILGKYVEQLLSYPSAKKDKNTQISLDFLTENGYL
- the pap gene encoding polyphosphate:AMP phosphotransferase translates to MLNTLDLELTLDKETYKSQIEDLMRQLCSLQQTCWEQKLPVIVVLEGWAAAGKGSLVKKIVNYMDPRGFAVHPILNPSPQEERFPFLWRFWHKLPAKGSIGFFYHSWYTHILEDRLFKRLPDALAPSVMRDINAFERQLVDDGAAIAKFWIHLSRKELKSRLKKYETDELESWRVRPEDWQQAKNYDQYAALAEEMITYTSTGSAPWTLVEGNCQRYARIKVLSQLVATIVQALDQLKNSPKSHSTLAPQQELLSTEPDFLAKVDLNLCLDKENYKQRLRQAQVELRKLQLSVFKTNIPVLVIFEGWDAAGKGGAIKRLTDTLDPRSYKVNSFAAPTTEELQHHYLWRFWRHLPGARTIGIFDRSWYGRVLVERIEGFATEIEWRRSYQEINEFEAQLTDSGYVLVKFWLHISQDEQLLRFEERKNNPFKQYKLTEEDWRNREQWNLYYVAVNQMIARTSTPAAPWTIIPGNDKYYARVKVLETVIEAIKAELKRRS
- a CDS encoding cell division protein SepF, which translates into the protein MVHHSPINPIVPNFKDSEIVVLELHSEKDTEQALSILRQRKPVILKLTRLKPEKAQRVVDWMAGGTYAIDGRTVWIGEQTFLFVPSSVEVVSSKKKPSSISPRLAIN
- a CDS encoding pentapeptide repeat-containing protein, which codes for MSDSTQIKLLKENVLLWNQWRQQNHFVIPDLSGANLRQVNLSEANLSGANLSKADLSGANLHKAQLRKANLQQAQLKQTNLSEADLIQANLSQAILTDANLSKAYLSLADLSGADLREANLYKAYLLEACLRETRLERAKLLRADLQKAILIKTQLSEANLEKANLTQAVVQDIIAFKTNFREVKLIKATLSNWTINQETELEGMITDSESSKPEEQKSFAEISLKNLISSDVNQSYQQSKWVSRTFPTRLNNNPLSENPQESPHSQELAQHKLRAERLKNLIS
- a CDS encoding bifunctional nuclease family protein, producing the protein MIEMKVAGIALDAITRSPIVLLKDGSDRRALPIYIGQDQAKAIIGALEQQKPPRPLTHDLIVNIIEAWQMELERIIIHALQDNTFYAILCLKIGDKTKEIDCRPSDAIAIALRTGSPIWVMEEVIADASIPVDRDADEEERRAFKEFLSNLRPEDLIQRGGANPDES
- the lpdA gene encoding dihydrolipoyl dehydrogenase, which translates into the protein MSDQFDYDLVIIGAGVGGHGAALHAVKCGLKTAIIEAKDMGGTCVNRGCIPSKALLAASGRVRELRDTDHLKSLGININGIDYDQQAIANHANNLVDKIRGDLTNSLKRLKVETIRGWGKLVDVQKVSVITDNGEKILTARDILFCPGSNPFVPPGITVDHQTVFTSDEAVKLANLPQWIAIIGSGYIGLEFSDIYTALGCEVTMIEALDTLMPGFDPEISKLAERILIKSRDIETYVGTLAKTVKPGSPVVIELADAKTKEIIDTIEVDACLVATGRVPATKNLGLETIGVELDRRGFIPVNDKMAVLRDGEPVPHLWAVGDATGKMMLAHAASGQGVVAVENICGREKTIDYRSIPAAAFTHPEISYVGFTEPAARELGEQEGFEVATAKTYFKGNSKALAEGETEGMAKVVYRKDNGEVLGVHIIGIHASDLIQEAANAIATRSSVQNLAFNVHTHPTLSEVLDEAYKRAEVALP
- a CDS encoding aldo/keto reductase yields the protein MRYRRFGKTHLKLSVFSLGTMRCLASASMFEKTLLGAIEQGINHLETAHNYGQSEQYLGNILKKNLPIPREQLYITTKLPPTLDKEQMRCLLEQSLHKLQLDYIDCVAIHGINTWEHLAPFAAQTGGFLALKKAQEEGKICHIGFSTHGDLELILAAINTDLFEFVNLHYYYFFQRHQEAIALAAQKDMGIFIISPADKGGGLYNPPPTLSQLCQPFSPLELNYRFLLSDPRITTLSVGPSNPEELIEPLKVADQDYPLTEAEMAVMERLEAHLHQTLNTDLCRQCYQCLPCPEEINIPEVLRLRNLAVAYEMTDFGQYRYRMFKNAGHWFPGQKADSCTHCGQCLPRCPEQLNIPELLFDTHQRLNGPLRRRLWE